Proteins encoded by one window of Modestobacter marinus:
- a CDS encoding MFS transporter: MDPVEGGLPVEQPQPVTRRRGWALDTTPLRNRAYRRVFGGVAVTMLGQQMTLVAVPYQVYELTGSSLMVGLTSVVALVPLVVFGLLGGAIADAMDRRRLMLISSAGAAVTSALLAVQALLPGDGHISVLWVLAAAVSGFAAVNQPARSAVIPALVGRDQVAAANALAMTVRQAGVIVGPLLAGLLIGLGDLSIVYTIDALGFVAAVLLLRGLPALPPEGVAGPLRLGAAVRGVGEGFAFLRTQPVLLMTFVVDVIAMLFAWPHAVFPELSQTVYLGDANSLGWLFAGVSIGSLLMGLTSGWVSRVDRQGAVVLAAIAVWGVAIIGFGLASTLWLAVLCLAVAGAGDMVSAVLRSAMLQTAAPDEMRGRMQGVFIVVVAGGPRLGDLRAGLMASSVGVTAAMVSGGVVIVVAMAVVAVAVPSFWLFRASRADEVARDARRRLAEEHAAPTEG; encoded by the coding sequence GTGGATCCGGTCGAGGGGGGTCTGCCGGTCGAGCAGCCGCAGCCGGTGACCCGCCGCCGCGGCTGGGCGCTGGACACCACGCCGCTGCGCAACCGCGCCTACCGCCGGGTCTTCGGCGGGGTCGCGGTGACGATGCTCGGCCAGCAGATGACGCTGGTCGCCGTCCCGTACCAGGTCTACGAGCTGACCGGCTCCTCCCTGATGGTCGGGCTCACCTCGGTGGTCGCGCTCGTGCCGCTGGTCGTCTTCGGCCTGCTCGGCGGGGCGATCGCCGACGCCATGGACCGCCGTCGGCTGATGCTGATCAGCTCCGCGGGTGCTGCGGTCACCAGCGCGCTGCTGGCCGTGCAGGCGCTGCTGCCCGGCGACGGGCACATCAGCGTGCTGTGGGTGCTGGCCGCCGCCGTCTCCGGATTCGCCGCGGTCAACCAGCCCGCGCGCAGTGCGGTGATCCCCGCGCTGGTCGGGCGGGACCAGGTCGCGGCGGCCAACGCGCTGGCGATGACGGTGCGTCAGGCGGGGGTGATCGTCGGGCCGCTGCTGGCCGGCCTGCTCATCGGCCTGGGCGACCTGTCGATCGTCTACACGATCGACGCGCTGGGCTTCGTCGCCGCCGTGCTGCTGCTGCGGGGGCTGCCCGCGCTGCCGCCGGAGGGCGTCGCCGGTCCGCTGCGGCTCGGCGCCGCGGTCCGCGGGGTCGGGGAGGGCTTCGCCTTCCTGCGCACCCAGCCGGTGCTGCTGATGACCTTCGTCGTCGACGTCATCGCGATGCTCTTCGCCTGGCCGCACGCGGTCTTCCCCGAGCTGTCGCAGACGGTCTACCTCGGCGACGCGAACAGCCTGGGCTGGTTGTTCGCCGGGGTGTCGATCGGCTCGCTGCTGATGGGGCTGACCTCGGGCTGGGTCAGCCGGGTCGACCGGCAGGGTGCGGTCGTGCTGGCCGCCATCGCGGTGTGGGGCGTGGCGATCATCGGCTTCGGGCTGGCCTCGACGCTGTGGCTGGCGGTGCTCTGCCTCGCCGTCGCGGGCGCCGGCGACATGGTCAGCGCGGTGCTCCGGTCGGCGATGCTGCAGACGGCGGCGCCGGACGAGATGCGCGGCCGGATGCAGGGCGTGTTCATCGTGGTCGTCGCCGGCGGGCCGCGGCTGGGCGACCTGCGTGCCGGCCTGATGGCCAGCAGCGTCGGCGTCACCGCCGCGATGGTCTCCGGCGGCGTGGTGATCGTGGTGGCCATGGCGGTGGTGGCCGTCGCGGTGCCGTCCTTCTGGCTGTTCCGGGCATCGCGGGCCGACGAGGTGGCGCGTGACGCCCGCCGCCGGCTGGCCGAGGAGCACGCCGCACCGACCGAGGGGTGA
- the pdxH gene encoding pyridoxamine 5'-phosphate oxidase translates to MADLIRMRRDYDDSGFGEEGLAATWVEQFDRWFADAVAAELPEPNAMVVATADADGAPDARIVLMKGYDADGFLFGTNYASAKGAQLAVNPRATLVFPWHAQQRQVRVSGAVEKAGPTASDLLWDPRPRGSQLAAAASIQSTVVESRELLRTRVAELDAQTPPGQLPRPENWGGYRVLPERVEFWQGGHDRLHDRLLFVRDDEEGGGWVVQRLAP, encoded by the coding sequence GTGGCCGACCTGATCCGCATGCGCAGGGACTACGACGACAGCGGCTTCGGCGAGGAGGGCCTCGCGGCCACCTGGGTGGAGCAGTTCGACCGCTGGTTCGCCGACGCCGTCGCCGCCGAGCTGCCCGAGCCCAACGCCATGGTGGTGGCCACCGCCGACGCCGACGGCGCACCGGACGCCCGCATCGTGCTGATGAAGGGCTACGACGCCGACGGGTTCCTCTTCGGCACCAACTACGCCTCGGCCAAGGGTGCCCAGCTGGCGGTCAACCCGCGGGCCACCCTGGTCTTCCCCTGGCACGCGCAGCAGCGGCAGGTCCGGGTCTCCGGTGCGGTGGAGAAGGCCGGGCCCACCGCCTCGGACCTGCTCTGGGACCCGCGGCCGCGCGGCTCCCAGCTGGCCGCCGCCGCCTCGATCCAGTCGACGGTCGTGGAGTCGCGGGAGCTGCTGCGCACCCGGGTGGCCGAGCTGGACGCCCAGACCCCGCCCGGGCAGCTGCCGCGCCCGGAGAACTGGGGCGGCTACCGGGTGCTGCCCGAGCGGGTGGAGTTCTGGCAGGGCGGCCATGACCGCCTGCACGACCGGCTGCTGTTCGTGCGCGACGACGAGGAAGGCGGCGGCTGGGTCGTGCAGCGCCTCGCCCCGTGA
- a CDS encoding citrate synthase 2, giving the protein MADDFVPGLEGVTAFETTIAEPDKDGGALRYRGVDIEDLVGKVTFGNVWALLVDGEFGPGLPPAEPFPIPVHTGDVRVDVQAALAMLTPIWGYRPLLDISAQEARDELARAAVMALSYVAQSARGIGVPAVPQTRVDEASTIVERFMVRWRGEPDPRHVAAVDAYWTSAAEHGMNASTFTARVIASTGADVAAALSGAIGAMSGPLHGGAPSRVLHMLDGVEASGDAEKYVKDLLDSGDRLMGFGHRVYRAEDPRARVLRRAAEELGAPRFEAALALEKAALAELRERRPDRPIETNVEFWAAIVLDFAEVPSHMFTSMFSCARTAGWSAHILEQKNTGRLVRPSARYIGPDPRKPEDVAGWDTIQPTSITA; this is encoded by the coding sequence ATGGCCGACGACTTCGTACCGGGCCTGGAGGGCGTCACCGCCTTCGAGACCACCATCGCGGAGCCGGACAAGGACGGTGGGGCGCTCCGGTACCGCGGCGTCGACATCGAGGACCTGGTCGGGAAGGTCACCTTCGGCAACGTCTGGGCACTGCTGGTCGACGGGGAGTTCGGCCCCGGCCTGCCGCCGGCCGAGCCGTTCCCGATCCCGGTGCACACCGGCGACGTCCGGGTCGACGTGCAGGCCGCGCTGGCGATGCTGACGCCGATCTGGGGCTACCGCCCGCTGCTGGACATCTCGGCCCAGGAGGCCCGCGACGAGCTGGCCCGGGCCGCCGTCATGGCGCTGTCCTACGTGGCGCAGTCGGCCCGCGGCATCGGCGTCCCGGCCGTTCCGCAGACGCGGGTCGACGAGGCGTCCACCATCGTCGAGCGGTTCATGGTCCGCTGGCGCGGTGAGCCCGACCCGCGGCACGTCGCCGCCGTCGACGCCTACTGGACCTCGGCCGCCGAGCACGGCATGAACGCCTCGACGTTCACCGCCCGGGTCATCGCCTCCACCGGCGCCGACGTCGCCGCCGCGCTGTCCGGCGCGATCGGCGCGATGTCCGGCCCGCTGCACGGCGGCGCCCCCTCCCGGGTGCTGCACATGCTGGACGGCGTCGAGGCCTCCGGGGACGCCGAGAAGTACGTCAAGGACCTGCTCGACTCCGGTGACCGGCTGATGGGCTTCGGGCACCGCGTCTACCGCGCCGAGGACCCCCGCGCCCGGGTGCTGCGCCGGGCCGCGGAGGAGCTGGGCGCACCCCGCTTCGAGGCCGCGCTCGCCCTGGAGAAGGCCGCCCTCGCCGAGCTGCGCGAGCGCCGTCCGGACCGTCCGATCGAGACCAACGTCGAGTTCTGGGCCGCGATCGTGCTGGACTTCGCCGAGGTGCCCAGCCACATGTTCACCTCGATGTTCAGCTGCGCGCGCACCGCCGGCTGGAGCGCGCACATCCTCGAGCAGAAGAACACCGGGCGACTGGTGCGCCCGTCGGCCCGCTACATCGGCCCCGACCCGCGCAAGCCCGAGGACGTCGCGGGCTGGGACACCATCCAGCCCACCTCGATCACCGCGTAG
- the serC gene encoding phosphoserine transaminase produces MTITIPTELLPRDGRFGCGPSKVRPEALQALATDGAGLMGTSHRQAPVKNLVGRVREGLSQLFDLPDGYQVVLGNGGTTAFWDAATIGLIRRRSAHGSFGEFSAKFASGVAEAPFLDAPVIAKAAPGSLALPTAEAGVDAYAWAHNETSTGVMAPVTRPSGIDADALVLIDATSGAGGLPVDVAQTDVYYFAPQKSFASDGGLWIALMSAAALERVAEIKATDRWVPGFLDLSIAVDNSGKDQTYNTPAVATLFLLADQIDWMLGLGGLSGAVARSEESSSRLYGWAEKTSYTSPFVADPEQRSLVVGTVDFDESVDAALVAKTLRAHGVVDVEPYRKLGRNQLRVGMFPAIDPDDVSALTACIEHVVERL; encoded by the coding sequence ATGACGATCACCATCCCGACCGAACTGCTCCCCCGGGACGGGCGCTTCGGGTGCGGCCCCTCCAAGGTCCGCCCCGAGGCGCTGCAGGCCCTGGCGACCGACGGGGCCGGCCTGATGGGCACCTCCCACCGGCAGGCGCCGGTGAAGAACCTGGTCGGCCGGGTCCGGGAGGGCCTGTCCCAGCTCTTCGACCTGCCCGACGGCTACCAGGTGGTGCTCGGCAACGGCGGGACGACGGCGTTCTGGGACGCCGCGACCATCGGCCTGATCCGGCGGCGCAGCGCCCACGGCAGCTTCGGCGAGTTCTCCGCGAAGTTCGCCTCCGGGGTCGCCGAGGCGCCGTTCCTCGACGCCCCGGTGATCGCCAAGGCCGCGCCCGGGTCGCTGGCCCTGCCGACCGCCGAGGCCGGCGTCGACGCCTACGCCTGGGCGCACAACGAGACCTCGACCGGGGTCATGGCGCCGGTCACGCGCCCCTCGGGCATCGACGCCGACGCCCTGGTGCTCATCGACGCCACCTCCGGTGCCGGCGGGCTGCCGGTCGACGTCGCGCAGACCGACGTCTACTACTTCGCCCCGCAGAAGTCCTTCGCCAGCGACGGCGGCCTGTGGATCGCGCTGATGTCGGCTGCGGCCCTGGAGCGGGTGGCCGAGATCAAGGCCACCGACCGCTGGGTCCCGGGCTTCCTGGACCTGTCGATCGCCGTGGACAACTCCGGCAAGGACCAGACGTACAACACCCCCGCGGTCGCCACGCTGTTCCTGCTCGCCGACCAGATCGACTGGATGCTGGGCCTGGGCGGGCTGTCGGGTGCGGTGGCGCGGAGCGAGGAGTCCTCGAGCCGGCTGTACGGGTGGGCGGAGAAGACCTCCTACACCTCGCCGTTCGTCGCCGACCCCGAGCAGCGCTCCCTCGTCGTCGGCACCGTCGACTTCGACGAGTCGGTCGACGCCGCGCTGGTCGCGAAGACGCTGCGGGCCCACGGCGTCGTCGACGTCGAGCCGTACCGCAAGCTGGGCCGCAACCAGCTGCGGGTCGGCATGTTCCCGGCGATCGACCCCGACGACGTCAGCGCACTGACCGCCTGCATCGAGCACGTGGTCGAGCGCCTCTGA
- a CDS encoding inositol-3-phosphate synthase, with the protein MTQSPRRVGIAIVGLGGAVATTAVAGLELLRLGAVAADGLPLAGLTIGDVPVEEATGLAHYDDLVVGGWDLDGSDLYKAAEQHGVLDARQLQQAEPLLSTLTPWPAAGDADFCRNVTGGNVVLAEGRRAQADAVRADLRRFREEQQLDGLVLMNLASTERWPDPAAAALQTPEAFEAGLDADDRSITPSMVYAYAAICEGVGYANFTPSLSADVPALVQLSEQRGVPIAGKDGKTGQTMMKTVLAPAFRSRALTVEGWYSTNILGNRDGLALDDPASLESKLQTKGKVLDSILGYPVEDHVVRIDYYRPRGDQKEAWDAIDLVGFLGQRMQIKVDFQCRDSILAAPLAVEIARLVDLAQQRGEGGVQDHLGWFFKAPITADGSTPEHAMHRQESVLMDWLSSGAAQAGSDADPGSR; encoded by the coding sequence GTGACACAGTCCCCCCGCCGCGTCGGCATCGCCATCGTCGGGCTCGGAGGTGCGGTCGCGACCACCGCGGTCGCCGGCCTCGAGCTGCTCCGGCTGGGCGCCGTCGCCGCCGACGGCCTCCCGCTGGCCGGCCTGACCATCGGCGACGTCCCCGTGGAGGAGGCCACCGGCCTGGCCCACTACGACGACCTGGTCGTCGGCGGCTGGGACCTCGACGGCTCCGACCTCTACAAGGCCGCCGAGCAGCACGGCGTGCTCGACGCCCGCCAGCTGCAGCAGGCCGAGCCGCTGCTGTCGACGCTCACCCCGTGGCCGGCCGCCGGTGACGCCGACTTCTGCCGCAACGTGACCGGCGGCAACGTCGTGCTGGCCGAGGGCCGGCGCGCCCAGGCCGACGCCGTCCGCGCCGACCTGCGTCGGTTCCGCGAGGAGCAGCAGCTCGACGGGCTGGTGCTGATGAACCTCGCCTCCACCGAGCGCTGGCCCGACCCGGCGGCGGCCGCCCTGCAGACGCCGGAGGCCTTCGAGGCCGGGCTGGACGCCGACGACCGGTCGATCACCCCCTCGATGGTCTACGCCTACGCGGCCATCTGCGAGGGCGTCGGCTACGCCAACTTCACCCCGTCGCTGTCGGCCGACGTACCGGCCCTGGTGCAGCTGTCCGAGCAGCGCGGCGTGCCGATCGCGGGCAAGGACGGCAAGACCGGCCAGACGATGATGAAGACGGTGCTCGCGCCGGCCTTCCGCAGCCGCGCGCTGACCGTCGAGGGCTGGTACTCGACGAACATCCTGGGCAACCGGGACGGCCTGGCCCTCGACGACCCGGCGTCCCTGGAGAGCAAGCTGCAGACCAAGGGCAAGGTGCTGGACTCGATCCTGGGCTACCCGGTCGAGGACCACGTCGTCCGGATCGACTACTACCGGCCGCGGGGTGACCAGAAGGAGGCCTGGGACGCCATCGACCTGGTCGGCTTCCTCGGCCAGCGGATGCAGATCAAGGTCGACTTCCAGTGCCGGGACTCGATCCTGGCCGCGCCGCTCGCGGTCGAGATCGCCCGGCTGGTCGACCTCGCCCAGCAGCGTGGCGAGGGCGGTGTGCAGGACCACCTGGGCTGGTTCTTCAAGGCGCCGATCACCGCCGACGGCAGCACCCCGGAGCACGCGATGCACCGGCAGGAGTCGGTCCTGATGGACTGGCTGAGCAGCGGTGCGGCGCAGGCGGGGAGCGACGCGGACCCCGGCTCCCGGTGA
- a CDS encoding HD domain-containing protein produces the protein MTATTTGTAVGLSSLGALRPLLAGIGDAKRVRTATAPGSLAEQAFSRSWARLVAGEDAGSVALTETAAAVARVRLAGVDASVLTSAGLSDDEAVTVLRRAFDEVAGPLDGDLAGRLRECLAPLPGGGAPPSLVVSLNAQPRAGATSPGKPRVVVEPPESHGDHCFTVAVYGCLLAPLVGADPVAPFLVGLAHHLHNVVLPDAGFAGEVLLGSALDRVIGTLEERELAGLPAPLADRLREVLRLRANAVAPGSQAFHAADVLDRVLQVHHHARAAAFTAAQALDDLELVHAGPVQSFHLDVLAAAGL, from the coding sequence GTGACGGCGACGACGACGGGGACGGCGGTCGGGCTGTCGTCCCTCGGGGCGCTGCGTCCCCTGCTGGCCGGGATCGGTGACGCCAAGCGGGTCCGCACGGCCACGGCCCCCGGCTCGCTGGCCGAGCAGGCGTTCTCCCGGTCCTGGGCCCGGCTGGTGGCCGGCGAGGACGCCGGGTCGGTGGCGCTGACCGAGACCGCGGCCGCCGTCGCCCGGGTGCGGCTGGCCGGCGTCGACGCGTCGGTGCTGACCTCCGCCGGGCTGTCGGACGACGAGGCCGTGACGGTGCTGCGGCGGGCGTTCGACGAGGTCGCCGGGCCGCTCGACGGCGACCTGGCCGGCCGGCTGCGCGAGTGCCTGGCCCCGCTGCCCGGCGGGGGTGCGCCGCCGTCCCTGGTGGTGTCGCTGAACGCCCAACCGCGGGCGGGGGCCACCAGCCCCGGCAAGCCTCGGGTGGTCGTCGAGCCGCCGGAGAGCCACGGCGACCACTGCTTCACCGTCGCCGTCTACGGCTGCCTGCTGGCCCCGCTCGTGGGCGCGGACCCGGTCGCCCCGTTCCTGGTCGGTCTGGCCCACCACCTGCACAACGTGGTGCTGCCCGACGCCGGTTTCGCCGGGGAGGTGCTGCTGGGCAGCGCGCTGGACCGGGTGATCGGCACGCTGGAGGAGCGGGAGCTCGCCGGGCTGCCGGCTCCGCTGGCGGACCGGCTGCGAGAGGTGCTGCGGCTGCGGGCCAACGCCGTCGCGCCCGGGTCGCAGGCCTTCCACGCCGCCGACGTGCTCGACCGGGTGCTGCAGGTGCACCACCACGCCCGGGCGGCGGCGTTCACCGCCGCGCAGGCGCTCGACGACCTGGAGCTCGTGCACGCCGGGCCGGTGCAGTCCTTCCACCTCGACGTGCTCGCCGCGGCCGGGTTGTGA